One window of Pocillopora verrucosa isolate sample1 chromosome 9, ASM3666991v2, whole genome shotgun sequence genomic DNA carries:
- the LOC131779877 gene encoding eukaryotic translation initiation factor 2 subunit 3, Y-linked-like yields the protein MAADNVSSQTTTGQPHLAKQDLTKLDVSELNPLTPEVISRQATINIGTIGHVAHGKSTVVKALSGVQTVRFKNELERNITIKLGYANAKIYKCESISCPRPGCYRSSGSAREDVFPCDRMGCNGKFRLVRHVSFVDCPGHDILMATMLNGAAVMDAALLLIAGNESCPQPQTSEHLAAIEIMKLKHIIILQNKIDLVKESQAKEQYEQILQFVQGTIAEGAPVVPISAQLKYNIEVICEYICKKIPVPVRDFTSSAKLIVIRSFDVNKPGCEVEELKGGVAGGSILCGVLRVSQEIEVRPGIVSKDSEGKLQCRAIFSRIVSLFAEQNDLQFAVPGGLIGVGTKIDPTLCRADRMVGQVLGAVGTLPEIYTELEINYFLLRRLLGVRTEGDKKGAKVQKLTKNEVLMVNIGSLSTGGRVLAVKADLAKIVLTQPVCTEIGEKIALSRRVEKHWRLIGWGQIRRGVTIKPES from the exons ATGGCTGCAGACAATGTATCATCTCAGACGACAACTGGACAGCCTCATTTGGCGAAGCAAGATCTAACAAAATTG GATGTATCTGAGCTAAATCCTCTCACTCCCGAAGTTATCAGTCGTCAAGCAACGATCAACATCG gaactATCGGCCATGTGGCTCACGGGAAATCAACAGTTGTTAAAGCATTATCCGGAGTACAg aCTGTGAGGTTTAAAAATGAACTTGAGAGGAATATTACAATCAAGCTAGGATATGCTAATGCAAAG ATCTACAAGTGTGAGAGCATTTCATGTCCAAGGCCTGGTTGCTACCGTTCATCTGGCAGTGCAAGAGAAGATGTATTCCCTTGTGACAGAATGGGATGTAATGGGAAATTTAGATTAGTTAG acaTGTGTCATTTGTTGATTGTCCTGGCCACGATATTCTTATGGCCACAATGTTGAATGGCGCAGCTGTCATGGATGCTGCTCTTTTACTTATAG CTGGAAATGAATCTTGTCCTCAGCCCCAGACTTCAGAACATCTGGCAGCCATTGAAATAATGAAGCTTAAGCATATAATAATCCTTCAGAACAAGATAGATCTTGTCAAGGAGAGCCAAGCTAAGGAACAGTATGAACAGATTCTCCAGTTTGTTCAAG gaaCAATAGCAGAAGGAGCCCCAGTGGTTCCAATTTCAGCACAGCTCAAGTACAACATTGAAGTCATTTGTGAATACATCTGTAAGAAGATTCCAGTACCTGTCAGAGATTTCACGTCCAGTGCTAAACTCATAG TTATCAGatcttttgatgtaaacaaaccaggCTGCGAAGTGGAGGAACTCAAAGGTGGTGTAGCAGGGGGCAGCATACTGTGTGGAGTTCTTAGA GTGAGCCAAGAAATAGAAGTGAGGCCAGGTATTGTTTCAAAGGACAGTGAGGGGAAACTGCAGTGCCGTGCCATTTTCTCTCGCATTGTGTCTTTGTTTGCTGAGCAGAATGACCTTCAGTTTGCAGTGCCGGGAGGCCTTATCG GTGTTGGCACAAAGATTGACCCGACATTATGCCGAGCAGACAGGATGGTAGGACAG GTTTTGGGTGCTGTTGGGACACTTCCTGAGATTTACACAGAGCTTGAAATCAACTACTTCCTGTTGAGAAGACTGCTGGGAGTGAGGACTGAAGGCGACAAGAAGGGAGCTAAG GTACAAAAGTTGACTAAGAATGAAGTGTTGATGGTGAACATTGGTTCGCTGTCCACTGGAGGTCGTGTGTTGGCAGTCAAAGCAGATTTGGCCAAAATAGTTCTGACTCAACCCGTTTGCACTGAGATCGGAGAGAAGATTGCGCTTAGCAGAAGAGTTGAAAAACATTGgag ATTAATTGGATGGGGCCAAATCAGACGCGGAGTTACCATCAAACCAGAATCATAG